The DNA region GTAGTCCAGGTTTCTCCTTCAGGTATGGGGGAGAGGCTCGTTGGCTGCGATTGCATCTCATGAAACTCTTCACTGGCTCTGTCACTAGAAATGAGAattacattcattttaaaactcAACGGTTATCTTGACTTTTCCTGTCCCCTGAGTCCGTACCTGATGGTGTGGACGAGGACACGGTGCCGGGGGTGGGTGTCCACAGTGGGAGCCTCTGGTGTGGGCGTCCCAGGCCAATCATTGCGTAATAATCTGCAGGGGTAACTTGCTGCACTGGGGCTGGaagcatttacatatttacactaTGAGTAACTAATTCAGGATTTGACAATCAGAAGTGCTGCAATATGTCAAAGCTGAAGCCGAACTTTTAAAAACTGACCAAAGTTAAACAGGCATGTGTTCCCCTGGATTTCATCACGTTGGGGTCCCGCATCTCTTATTCTTTGAGCAAGTTCAGACCAGTTTTGACAACCTTTTCATCTACCAAAACTACCAGAAACCAGGTTCCAACCCAGGTTTATTGGCCTCTAATTCCATTTCCACAGGACAGATGGctatataatataaataatgcCTAAGAAATGGTTAATTCCTGCCTCCACTCATAGCCCATAATAGGCTTACACTCACCATAAAATACAGTGTTTGAAATTGATGACATCAATATTAATGTTCCAGATCCTCAGAGACCTAAAATACGTTTAATTCATCATGTAAAAACCTACCGTGGCGAAACGTGGCTGGTGATGACGGAAAGGCCGGGCGTTGCGGGGGGGCAGGTGGCGAAGGGGGACACCACGAAAGCCCCCGGGAGCTCACCGGAGGCTCGCGGCTGTGCGCGGATCCAAACGGCGGCGCGGCGGCTTACAGATGGTTCCGCTGGTTCCGCGGGTCCATCTCGGTGTCCGCATATATTCACACACCACCGTCGCTCCTTCGGGCTGCCGCTCACAGCTTTCGGCAGAGTTTGCACATAAATATCCGCCCGATATTTCAGCTCATTTCATGTGAAAATATGTGTGCGCGCAGGAAATATTTTCCTTACAGTCTGCAGCTCCTCGCGCGATCTTGTAGCGCCACTGCCTGGGCGGGAGGGAACTGCAGGcagaatcacattttttttttttgcaagtggGTCGGGGTGTTATAAAAGAAACGAGAAGAACTCTTCTAGGAGAAGTAAAATGGGTAGTGTTTAAACTAAGAATAATCGCTGCAAAAATACAGATAAGGGGTGTGGACAAGCTATTTACAATGTTATATGAAATGGTATATATAAGCAAAGGCAGAACTACTGGAGTACAAGCGCACAACTATTAATGCTGTTAAATGAACCATTATGGGTGTTATACGGGGTGTTATACAtacaaaaggcaaaaaacagatgtttatttCTGGTCTTTGCACTCTAACCTGGGAGGAGTGGGGTGTAAGCCACTTTTCCAGCTGAGAGCAATGGCTTTGAATTCCAGGAAATCCAAAGGAGCTCAGATGGTTGGATAGGTGCATGGTGGTCTTGACTGAGGGGGAGAAGGGACTGGGTGTGGTAAAAAACAGCTAAATGGATGGTGGGAAGTCGTTCTTCTGCGTGACTTTGACAGTGTGTTTCGGGCCGCGTCCAAGAATGGGACAGTAAAATTCCCAGGTCCAGTAAAAAGCCATAACTGTGAATACTGTTACTCTATCAGGGAAATGCCAAAGACAACGTTCCCGTGTGTCTGGTGAATTCGATCGCCTAATAACAACAAACAACCCTTTGTTTCAGAGTTTATTCATAAAACGTTAATTAATAGTTTCACAACTGTTAGATGTCTGCCCATCAACAGGGGATGTTGTATATACAGTTGAGGGGGAGTGTCcctggtcctgttgtgtctTGTCAATATGCAAAGTCATTTGGAGTCCCCCCCAAATTTATTGAGGAACATATTTTGTAAAGCCTCTCAACCAATGAGTTTTCCTTCTCCCTCAGCAGAGGTACTGAGCATTAAAAAAGTAACTCTTAtttctctatttttatttgatatttgcATCTCATTAAAAAGTGTAGACTTCTGGTCTATAGGAAAATTAATTTAGCTTCAAACACTATTCAGCATCAAAACTTAAGCAACCAGAGGGAATTTACAACTTGTaagagaaatgacagaaaggtgACCTTGATCAATAACTTAACAGAAGCCTCAAACATTTCAAAAACAAGACGAGCAGTTCTGAAACCAACCAAACATGCTGATTCATCAAGTGCTAACGATGCTAACACGGTTCCTCCACAACTGTCCAGCTGTGACTGCTCATCTTGTCCAAGTGGTAGATGAGAAGAGAACCTGTCCTTTTTGTCCTCTTGCTGCAACgcttcagcagcaacactgtTACCGCTGCGTTTGGCCTCCAAGTGTCGGGAAAATGGGACTCCTCCAACAGCTAGCGCTTCCTTCGCTAGTTTCTCTTCAGGTTGCCACTTTTCGCCACACCTGTGACTCGGAGCATGAAAGGCAGACGTCGTCCCCTCGTCTCCAAACGCTGTTTTCTCTGGCAACTTTCCCAATCACTATACGTGAAACATTAATAACCGCAATCACCTTTCAGTCGTTTTATACTTGGAATCCCTCATTTACGCGCGGCCATTAGCCCGCGTTAGCATTCTCTGCGTTATGTCTAATCCATTGTTCGGGTGGAAGGAATCCAGAGGTCCCAGACCCAGACTTGGAGTCCACTTATTGAGGGCCCTCCTCTAAGCGTTTTGCAGATGTCCTGACAAATAAACTACTATATTCCTGGATTTGGTCTTGGGCATTAATGTCCTGGTCCATTGATCATCGTCTCTGGAGAGCGATAGAGGAAGATCAGCTTAGAGTAAAGTTCCTCTTCTAGTTCCGCTCTCCTGTCTCACGAACCTACAATCCAAGAGCACATGCTGACAAATCTGTATGTGAGGAGTactgggttgtgtgtgtgtgtgtgtgtgtgtgtgcgcgtgtgtgtgtggtgtgtgttctacacacacccaccaggNNNNNNNNNNNNNNNNNNNNNNNNNNNNNNNNNNNNNNNNNNNNNNNNNNNNNNNNNNNNNNNNNNNNNNNNNNNNNNNNNNNNNNNNNNNNNNNNNNNNCCTCTCTCTGggttcctccctctctctcttccccccttctctccttccttcctccccctctctctctcctccctctcccctctcttccccccctctctccctccttcctcccctctctctcctcttcccctctctctccctccttcctccccctctcttccccctctctccctccctctctctgggttcctccccctctctctcccccccccccccccccccccccgccatgtATGATTCTGGTCTGTATTGACTCGGTCCGACTCCCTTTTCCTAATAACAACACTTGTATATCAGCAGAacttttgctgctgttattaaatagatgtttttatttttcttaacaTGGTTGAagatgaataaaacaataaaaatgttatctgtctttctcctcctgttttAAGTAACCAGAGCCACACCTAAACCCAGAGACCCACAACAATGATTCAGAGGGTGCGGGGGGGACCGTCTCCCAGTcagggtgttggggggggggggtactggtTTATCTCAGGGTGGGGCCACTACGACTGTCCTGAAATAGGGCCGTTAGTTTTATCTGATTTGTCTcccagctgcttctgctgtgacctcctgtcccctcccaaAGCCCAGCTCACCTCAGGATTATCTCCTCTGCATTCttctcacccctccccccttcagTTTAGTTCTCCAGGTGACCACCGCCACGTTCCAGGAGACACCATCCTGCGGAGCTGTCCTCCACCCCAAGCCTGTGTCCACCATGTCAGGGTCGACCACGTGAGGCTCTGATGATGCTTCCACCCCCATTAACACTTAATGGAACTAAAAGCACAGCGACGGTCTGACGAGGAgctttgaacaggaagtgcagtcGGTTAGCTGTTGCATTAGAGAAGTGCTTTAGTGTTGTAGTCAGCagaaccccctcccctcccctcccacccagCCTTTTAGACATAGAGTCAAAGACGTTTAGTTCTATAACTTATATCGATGTCTCAGATgtgaatgttgtgtttttaagcaGCTACAGGAGAAATCCTGAAAGCAGCGGTTTTATCGGTTAAAGCTGATTCTTCCATGAAGGTCTGATTACGTGCACTGGTGAActgcactgggagctgtggttgGCTGGATTTCTGCCCTGCTGTAGTATTCACTCATTCCTTTTTTCATTCTGGTGCAGTTCCTGAATTTGTgtgaatgtttttctgtgtggacGATCATGTGTTCACGCACCTGAAGGGCGGAGCTAAACTGTAAATGACCCTTCAGATTCAGTTCACTTCCCTGTTACTGATCTCTGATGAATCCACCCTACAAAGTCCACCAGAGATCACCGAGATCagactgagaggacagaaaagatgTGACCAGGGGTCCATCAGGGGTCCCTCAGGGGTCCCTCAGGGGTCCTCACACTGGTGGACGGTGATATCAGCTGAGGGATCCCTCAGATCTCTGAGGAAGGATCGAGCATCGAGAAGTCTGCGTATATATTGGCACATTTAGCCGTAGAATCATCATTAAAGACGTTCTGACATTGACTCTAATCTGATCAGAATACGTTCTGAGTGAATCCATTTAAATCTGCAGGCAGATCAGATTACATTAGATCCACAATTAAGTCAACACATCTCTTGAACACCTAAAGCGTGTCGTTGAAAACATGGATGACCATGTGACTAGTAATAACAATGTTATTATCAATGCTATGGCCGTTGTCTTTGCAAAATAAGTAAGAGCGTGACGACATTCATGATATTTTCTAGAATGTTGATAGTGaaacaaggaagagctgaataAATGTTGGCGAGGCTCcagattccagagggactttgaaCTTTGATCTTTCAAACATCAAAGCcaatatgtggggaaaatgTCCTGTTTGATGGAGGTCTGCGATGCACAAGCGcacaataattattattttattacttttattattcATTGCTATCACCATTATTACTGCCCTTATTATTAAAGTTCTTATTTTTATTGTCGTTATCGTTATTATGACTGTCAATATTGTTATAACTGTCGTCGtcgttattattgttataattCATAAAAATGATCAAGAtcgttttttgtgtgtgtttgatacaTATCTGAGACGTTTATAACCCAAATCCTGATTAAACAACATTGATCTCAGTTGTCTgaacacagaaacaacaacaacaacaacaacaacaatcctgaTTTGAAGTGCCTTTTGCCCCCTTGGGTGGCTTTATGAGGgtaaaaatgaaagataaaaacaccaaaatataaAAGTACACCAGTGTGAGACAGggataaataaaggaaatcagAAATCACCAGTTAATGACGCGAAAACACTGATGACATGATGACTTCACATcctgtgatgagtgtgtgtgtgtgtgggtgtgtgcgcgcgcctgcgtgtgtgtgtgtagagagagagagcgagagagacagtaAAGGAGCTCAGAACTGGAATTCCTTGTGTGGAACCTGGACGAACGCTTCGCGGCTGCTGGTTTCAGTCACGTGGTTCCTCCGGGCGGGCAGAACCAGTATGACCATATGAGGAATACGGAAGCTGCGCACCTGTGACACGACGTCACACGCCGAAAGTACCTGTTCCGTCTTGCTTCAGTCACTTTTCTGACTGTCTTCCTGAAGTCAGGACAAAGAGCGAGCGAGCAAAGAGGTGAAATCCTGAAGAAAACTTTTACCTGCGGAGTTTGTCGGCGGCTCGGGGGACAGATGGGGGTCGCTGGAGTCCGAATTTGGGTCTTTTTATTCGTCGCTTATCAGGTGAGATCGTTTGACGCTCGTATGTTTTTATCTACTTCCTGTAATTCTGTACTGATTTCTCAGAAAACATTACCTGTAAAGTATAAACAACCGCAAATTTGCGCCTTTACAGCATCGGGAAGGTttttaaaagactttttttttaaaaacctgtagATGTTTACGTGAGTATGTTCTTGACATTTGTGGCCATGGATTGAAGCAGCAGGTGGTAGCGCCGGATGAAAGGTTGCAGCTTGGTCTCCGGCGGTAGTTGCACATATTTAGTGAGTATTTGTGGCGCTTGTCTAGCGCCATCATGGCTGTTGGACTGGTCTCTTCCGGGCCCAGGGGCCTCGCCCTGCTGCTttcacacactaacacacacttcCACAAGTAAACCACGTGTTCCTTAGTGCGCCAGACTCTGCGGATCATAATATTCCATATGTTTGTAACACTTTTATCTAGAGCACAGAGAAATAAGGGCTGATGTCAGTCATGACACGCGTCCTTGGTCCTTCAGCGGCTGCTGTGCGGTCCTCAGGTATTTTTATCTTTCCGAGGTGAAATCTAGTCCAGAATAGACCACAACTACAGAACTCGaaactgaggaaagaaaaagcagcttttcagttTCAATTGTCACTGCATTTTCCCGAAAGCATTTGAATAAAGGGAATAAAGAAGTTTGTTCTTGTTTCCATGTATTCATTTGAAATTGagtcaaagcaaataaaaaaatctattctGGGATTTAACATTTCTCAGGAACACTTATGGTCTGAGGTGGTAACAGGCTTGTTTTCATGTATTAGTAATtcagtattttatttcattactcTATTTCTTCCTGTTTCGTTGGGATTTCTTTCAGGCAGTTATCCTGGGAAACTAGGAATCATTGTTTAGATCACAACTTTCATTTCAGCCAGTAATGGGGAGTTTAGTTATCCAGGGAATTTTGACATATAACATGAATGAAAAACGACAGGATTTTGTgcgtttccttttaaaacatgCTCTCAAcgtgtttctccttttcttgtACATTTAGACAATAACTATTATTTATTTCTCCAAGGTATCGACGTTGGTGACGCCAGAGGAGCAAACATGTGTCCCTGGATTTGACCAAGATAACGTGATTTTCAAAATGACCAGTAAGAACCTGAGGTCACATGCAAGATTGGGCAAAGGTGAGAACTTTGTAAAAATGTATCTACATTTGTTTCTTCAATATTCGGCACCTGTGGTTGGTCGGCCGTAGATCAGTGCGGAGATGTAGCTGATGTTTTAAATCTTTGATTAACATCAGTCTACAGATTGTTTAATTGCAATATGTAAGCTGTGATACTGGCCAGAGGGGGCGCTAGTGGGCACTATCACTGGACAAGTGTGGTTTTGCTGTAGGTCCCTAAAGAATTGGGGGTGTTTAAACTACAAAGAGAATATGTCAACGTTCACATTTTGGAGATCACTTAATCTTCCACTGGATTAACTGTTGGCGTTAAGAGGGAGTTTGAGCTGAAGGGCCCGACGCTCCTGCTCCAGAATCTGCAGGAAAAGCATTCCTCTAGCCTGCACTTGAAAATGAAAGTAGCCCTCAGCTGTGAGCCACAGCACCAAGCAGCTCTTCATCCCTCTccagatctgatctgatcccAGTGACCCAGATCACTTGCTGAGCCGTCTCATTGCTCTGCCCCTAACGTATACTCTCTATGTATGAGAACACCTTTACCTGGATGCTGTGTGTTTACAGAATACTTGCTCGCTGtatctttcctttattttctatCTTGTCGTGTTTGGACAACTGATTTATCCCCATTAAATTACAGTGAACTTTGACGACTGCACCATGCGGAGACGGTTTACCTTTTGGAGTAGCGACAGTCGTGTCAGGGTACAGACAGACGGCACTCTGACGGTCAGTAACCagcttttaaatatatttttatattagcCCTTACTGGTTAAAGTGGGCTTTAAAGGTTGGGTTTTATTGGGATGGGAACAAACGGGCATTATTTTGGTTTGTATAAATGACACGTCTGCTCCTTCGTCTAGACTGTAGATGCTATCAATAATTAGCATTTACTGAATATGAACATTTGGAGACAGTCAGAGGAAACAGAAGCTCTGGTTTCCTCATGATCTGGCAACAATGCCTCCAGGTCTCAATTCACTTACATTAGTTATTTGTGCTAAATATTATATTCttgaaaaagacatgaaaagaTGAAATTTGCAAGATTTTTCCTGACAATGGTGTGAGGAAGACTTGATCCCtattcctttttttaacattccTTTTTTGAATGAATTCATTTTGTTAATGATTTTTCTACGCTTCATAAGCCTACAGGGGTCACATGGGTAACTTGTAACTTAAACTTTTAAaccaatttaaacaaaaaagaggTTGTCCTGTCAGcattccccttttctcttttcctccaggtAAAGCGACCAATTACGTTGCATGAAGGACACCTGGACTTTCTTATCGATATCAGGGATTCCCAAGGTCACAAACATACCCtccctgtcaggctgctgcaccAAAGCCTTGAAAGTGAGGTGAACAAcagtgaggtaaaaaaaaaaaagttacctttttctgctttggttAAGAAAGACCTAAAGAAGGAGCttaaaaacaaatgcttttattaCGCTTGAAAAATCAGTTGGAAGTGTCTGAATACGTTCATCAAGCTGGTCATGCAGCTGTTGTCATCCAAGCTTAAATACAGCAGAAAAAATGTGTGAACCATTGTGAAATTCTGTGATTTTTCTCCAATAATTCATCATAACTGTCGTCACTGTGAGTCACTGTCCAGTTGTGCTTAGGACCTCAGAAATCTGGGCAGTGGCCCTGGCTCTTGGGGTCCTTTGGACTGATGTTCGAGTAGCCACCGTCCCCAAGCCTCCATTGGTTGAAATTTAGTCTGTCAACTGTTGAATGTGAAGTCTTTGATGTCCCTGTGTAACCTGTTCCAGCTGTAGGGAAGTCAATGGTTCGTGAGCATTGACTgaagggtggggtgggggggggcttctttAACAGTCAGGCTAGCTCTAGTCCCACCTCCAAacccagtttttgttttttcaccagGCTTCCAGGTATGCTAAGGCTGGACTCCAGTGAGGTTCTTGGGCTCTTTAACCCAAGTGTTCACATTGTGGTTCTCACTGTAGCCATTAAAGCTCAGCATGTTCTTATTTTTGGCATATTTGTCGATACCCTTTCCTTCAAAATCTGAtcacattttctgaaaaatCAATGCAGAAACCATGAAATTCCAAAAGATTCACATACGTCAtcgcattttattttttttatttatttttaaatcctgtttgttCGTTCATTCAGGAGACCCGCAGGGCTCCGGTGTGGTGGGTGATGAGGCGTTCTCTTATGGGGATGGCTATGCTGTTCCAAATATTACCACCACAGCCCCCACCTGAGAGAACAGCTCGTCCAAAGTTGGTCTGTCTGTAGGGCACGTCAGTCCCCTCTGACCGTAGACCGAGTGGCTCTGCCGGCAGCATGTGTTAGTTTTAATGATGGCGGCGCAAGACCAGTTTATACAGAGCACCAGCAAATTTAAAGTATTTGAAATGATCAAAATTCAGAAGTTTGTATGTCTCTAAAATGAGAAATTCTTTCTTGCCCCAAATGGGGGCAAGATGAGACAATACAGGCATGTCACCTATATTTTTATGCCCTGCATACCAGACCAAGATGGTATTTTTAAGGAAAGGGTTTTTCATacatctttttaatgttttaagaCCTAAGGAGTACATATATAAGCTTAATGGTAATGGAATTTATTCATGCTCAATGCTGACCGAGGTGGGAGGTGTAGTAGTACAGAAGTAATTGGATGCTGAGGCTAGTTGGGCAGCCATATAATACCGTCTGAGATTAGGAAATTGAAGCCCTCCTCACTCATAAGGCAAATACAGTAGTTTAAGATAAAGCCTGACCCTCCCATCATTCCTAAGTTTGTTGTAAAACATCTCTGATAGCAGCAGTGGGAGTGTTTGGAAGTGGTATAAAAATTGTGGTAAGagtcattttaattaatttgtccAATCATAGAGATGGACAAAGTGGACCAAGTATCTAAATCCCTCTGTCGTCATTATCAATGGGGTATCTATTGTGGGGTTATGACGTTCTACCTTATTAAAGAGCAGTAGTATGGATTTGGGTTTTGACTTTATAACCTGAAAAACTCCCAAAATGTTCAATTAACCTCAACAAATTAGGAATGCTATGTTTTAagtttctcaataaaatattaTATCATCTGCAAATAGCAAAATACAATGTTCCCTTCCCCAGCTGTAACGCCTGGTATTCCTCTGGGTTCCCTCACGGCCATAGCTAAGGGCTCTATTGCTAATATAAATAGTACTGGTGACAGAGGGCAGCCCTGTTGGGTGGATCTTTGTAGTCTAGGGGTTTTGATGTTGCATTATTGGTAAGGATCTCAAGAGTTGGATTTGTGTACAACAATGGAATCCATTTTAGAAAAACTTCACCTAATCCATATCTTGGGAGGACATCAAAAAGGTAATGCCAATCTCTTCTATCAAAGGCTTGGGAAGCATCTACTGAAAGCTGTGCAGTGTCTATCTCATTATGTTTCTCATGAAGTATATTCAAGACCCTCCTAATATTATGATATCCTTGCCTTGTTCGTACCAAACCTTGCTGGTCAtcgttaatgtgctgctgtggaatTTACTTATCCAGCCTTCTAGAAAGTGCTTTAGAGTATTTTTGTATCACATCCCATCAAACTGATTGGTCTGTAAGACAAACATTCAGTTGGCGGCTTATTTGGTTTCTATATAAGGGTTATTAAAACTAGGGGCTTCATCGTAATGTATCTGGGAGAATTATTTTGATAAAAGATTCACTAAACATACCAAGAAGTGGATCAACAAGTTTCTTTTATAGAAtgttttttaaaactgaaatcagTAATCCGTCTGGACCTGGTGCTTTTCCACCATTAATGTCCCCATAGCTTCAAGAAGCTCACCTGCCTTCAGTCGACAATCTAATCTGCTTTTTTCATCATCTGTTATTGTTTGGAATTTCAGCTTATCGAGGAAgatgttttgttcttttatttctatgcagtctgatttgtacagcttCTCGTAAAAGTCTGGGAaagtattatttatttttaatggatCCTTGGTAAGATTGCCAGTAGTTGATCCTTTCTTGTATAAAGGTTTTTCCGTATCCCTCGGTTTTCCAGATCCTCTGCTTTGGATTCAAGGAAAGTAACACGCTTGATGGTCACATCAAACTTACGCTTTTTCGAGTGATCCCTCTACCTCGAGATGCGGCGTTCAGCTTCGTCGATCCGCACCTCGTTTGAGGCGATATCTCGTTGCGTTTGTGTCATGTTGTATTCCAGCGCTTATTCCAGAGTTCGTCATTCCAGTCAGATGAGTGTCTATGTTGTCCAGCTTTGTTCCAAATTCTGTCTGGAGTGACTTAAGCTCGCTCAGAAATTTGGCTAAATTAGCCGTGCGGCTAGTGTCCATGTTGCTGCCTAGGGTCGGTGATGTTGTTTTCGTAGCTGTTTTTCAGGCGCAGGTAAAATTGTTGCACTGCTTGGCTGGCGGGGGATTAGACATGTCACTGCCGAGGTTGTACTCTAGACTTCAGTCGCAAAtattactcttttttttaaaaaaaatttttttttttttttttggtgatgtcTTGCACAGGTGGCGTAAACATTTCCGCTAGGCTGCCATCATGgtcatggtcacatgacccccctctagttttcttgttttgtttggagAACATCATACAAACATGAGTTGGAAACAAGTCTTGGACTAGAGCCATTGCAGATGGAAGAATGCGACCAGCTTCCTGTGTATTTTTTGCGGATGTATATGTTGCTGCATCTCTTCTTCATACATTTGCATCTAATTTTTTGAATGCTTGTGGAAGGTCGTTGATATAAGAATCGGTCCTAGAATGCAACCCTGTGGGATTCCTGCAACACATTCCCGATAGGTGGATTTGACAGCATTGACCACGACACACTGCAGTCTGTTGGTCAGGTAGCATCCATTTTATGGCTGTTCCTGAAAAATTAAAGTGAGTTAATTTGGTTAAAAGGATGTTGTGGTGTCAAAAGCCTTCTTTAGAAATACCGTTCCAACACAACCACTCTTGTCTAAGCTCGGTGTGTTTTTATGCTCTTTTCTGAAACTGACATCAAGATCATAATCACCCTTGGCTTCAGAGCTGTTCAGTTGACTGTTCATGCTAGCTACCTCCGTTTGTGAAATCTCATCTCTTGCAATAATCGGTTGTGCATCATTGATAGGAATGGGTTCAGAACCCAGCAGGATGGAACAGCGGGGATGTT from Takifugu rubripes chromosome 4, fTakRub1.2, whole genome shotgun sequence includes:
- the LOC115249662 gene encoding cadherin-1-like; translation: MGVAGVRIWVFLFVAYQVSTLVTPEEQTCVPGFDQDNVIFKMTSKNLRSHARLGKVNFDDCTMRRRFTFWSSDSRVRVQTDGTLTVKRPITLHEGHLDFLIDIRDSQGHKHTLPVRLLHQSLESEVNNSEGAMEAPVPVLYFQRSGGGLRRRKRDWVIPPIQVAENTRGPYPLEISKIRSNQDKLKKIFYSITGPGADQPPTNLFTMDRDSGSLFVTQQLDREEQANYTVGLMLETQAIQTDAFTQDKIIIFI